The sequence below is a genomic window from Lycium ferocissimum isolate CSIRO_LF1 chromosome 9, AGI_CSIRO_Lferr_CH_V1, whole genome shotgun sequence.
GGGGAAAAGCTgctcattttcaagaaaaacatatatgaACTGAAAAATGGTTAGAACAAATACAAAGTATCACAAAAATGATCAATTTACACAGAAAGAACAGAGCTAGAAGCTCTCTAGCTCGCCAACACTAGAAAAATTATACAgtaaactaaaagaaaaactttaatTCCACAAACAAGGGGACTTGAGCTATTCTGTAGAAGGTGAAGACATCAACAGTTTAAACAGAAATCCGACCATTAACCCAATGAGTCCCACAAGGAGTGCAAACTTTAGAGAGAAGCCTGCATCACTTCTCCGATTTCTTCGTCTCTTCAACATTTCCTGCAAGTTAGTGAACCAGCATGCATGAGAATAGTGGCCACTATACGAAAGAATGCATGCAAGATGATAGAAACTTAACTGAAGTTTCAAACTCAGAAAAAATTATGGACAAAAGAAGCCATCATCAATGCTAGCCCTAGATTCAGACACACAAGAAATTTGAAGAGGTAAGATTCATTATTACTGATCTATAGCTATCTTCTTCTtgtcctttttattttaatttagttGATGCACAGTTTAATTTCTATGCAGCCAGTTAATTCCACgttcaaatcttttttttttacattatccCTGTCTGCTTCAAATAAAACCAAGCCAAGCCTAATCAAGTTGCTATCCTTCCCATGTGAAAGGGTAATTTCAAATAAATCCTCTTTTTGGTTCCCAGAACTGTCATGTCTTTTGGCCTTATCTAATGACCGTATAAGAACCAACCTAATAGCAAGTTAAAATATATCACTTGCAATTTATCTTCTGCTTCTTTTCGTGTATCAACTAGGATTAATCTGATCAGATAGTTCTGCATATTGAGCAACCTTATGTACTATTATATGGTATTAATTTGGACCAGCATATACTATTGCATGAAAGTAATTGTCACAACTAGACAAATGGAAAAATGTGAAGTACACTAACCAGTTCCTGTTGCAGCTGCTGTGTTTGTCGGAAAATTGCATCCCTTTCATCTCTGGCACGCTGCACTGCTTGACTCTATACCATCAAAGAGAAAGAATATAGTACAGTATCAAACTTGGGACAAAGATAAGATTCTCCATCTCATGTACAAACTTGGAGATCGTGATTGCATATAAATCTTTTGTACATACATGATATGCAAGACTGACTGAAAGTTTTAATTGGCCAACTTAAGCCTCCATACGATTAGAAGCTAAAACCTTTCTAAAGTCGCAGAATATTTCTTTGCCCTGAATACCGATTATGGAGCTTTATACAACATGCAATGTCAGTAACGAAAGCTTAAACTGAGAGTACTTCATCCGCGATTTGACCAAATTCAACATCTAGAGTTGCAGTTCTCTTTTTCAAGATGGAGAAGTAGAACCATctgttttgaaaagtttcaccTGGCATCAAATGTGGGGATGCAAGGCAACGTGGCTCTGACTCCAAGATGGTACATGGCCCATGATTTGACCAGGGTTTATGGGGATGGGTGAGAAGATCAAATAAGCTCATGTTGAATTTCAAGTGACTGATGGGCATAGACTACTTCCCCAAAAGAAATCCTGTTTAAAAACATAAGCCTTAGCAATTGTTCCTTGCTTCGAATTTTGTCTGCAATGGACATCTCCATATGAGGTCTCCTAAAGTATATTACattctaaaataattttcctcAAGTAGTTCCTAAGGAGCAAGAAGAAAGAGTCTCCACCAACAAAAGAAGTGCTCACAATCACGTTTCAACACAGACCATCCTTGACATCCTAATTATCAAAGTAAACCTTCAACCACGCTATTTGCTCTATCAGGTCCCACAAAGTCCTTTTATTCCTGTTCTTCCTCAAGGGAGGAAAATAGCCATTTACATGAACAgctatttaaataataataataataaagctTGTATTCCATTTCTTAATGGTTAAACGTTTCTTCTTAGAATTTGTTAAACACTATTTTCCATCTAGGATGGAGAAGCGAGGTGAGATGGTACATATCTGTTCTGCCATAATCAATTTATCCTCGAAAAGCAGAAGAATAATTGTAGTTTGTCCTctctcaattttctttttgttttcacCAGTTTCATCAGGAAAATCTATTTAACCCTCTCATCACAAAGACACAAACTAAAGCAACCACCTAAAGCACCTAATCACTGTCTCATACCCATAATTATCTTGAAAGCCAAACATCTAAATTGAGCATATGCACAGAAAACCACTGGAAAGACTACTTCCATTATGAAATCTAGCAACACGTGGCTATTATAtagaggaaaaggaaaaggaaaaaacaaagaCTGAAGTTATAAAAAATGACAAAACTTGTTCAAAATCTCCAGACATCATTAAAGAAACTTAAGGccagttttcttaaaaatatcaTGCTGCATGTATACATTATAGTCACCAGTCATTATATCCTAAGAAATCGAGCAGCATGactgttggaagaagaaaataaggaCTTGAAATATAAATTAGACTATGAGCTGAATTTAGAACTTACAGAATTGACATCAGAACTTTGTTTAAACGCATCTTCTGAATGTCCAGGAGATGAGTGAGGAGAGATGTAAACAACCCTAAGCTTGCACTCTTCTACATTTCTTCCACTATCCTTATTAAACTGGATTAAGAAATAGTAGTCAATAGCATAgagtgaaaataaaaagaaaacattctCTCTCCAATCATTATACAGAATTCAGTCAAATACTTACAGTATCTGGAGGAAGTTCATCAGCATCATTATTCACAATGGTGCTCTGTAAGAGGAACTTGTCCTTGCATTGCATGTCCGGGGGGTACTCTTTTTGAGCTTGGAGGGTGACTAGAGACATTATAAAGTTAAGAAAAATACACGATGCAACCAATCACTAAAAGgatgtcattttttttcttgataagtGTAAACATAGAAGGATGTCAATGTCCCGATGGAATAACA
It includes:
- the LOC132030303 gene encoding vesicle-associated protein 2-1-like isoform X1 yields the protein MSGATNQLISITPDELKFQLSLGFPVLVELEKQSYCDLKVTNSTEHYVAFKVKTTSPKKYFVRPNTGIVHPRDSCFIRVTLQAQKEYPPDMQCKDKFLLQSTIVNNDADELPPDTFNKDSGRNVEECKLRVVYISPHSSPGHSEDAFKQSSDVNSSQAVQRARDERDAIFRQTQQLQQELEMLKRRRNRRSDAGFSLKFALLVGLIGLMVGFLFKLLMSSPSTE
- the LOC132030303 gene encoding vesicle-associated protein 2-1-like isoform X2, with the protein product MSGATNQLISITPDELKFQFELEKQSYCDLKVTNSTEHYVAFKVKTTSPKKYFVRPNTGIVHPRDSCFIRVTLQAQKEYPPDMQCKDKFLLQSTIVNNDADELPPDTFNKDSGRNVEECKLRVVYISPHSSPGHSEDAFKQSSDVNSSQAVQRARDERDAIFRQTQQLQQELEMLKRRRNRRSDAGFSLKFALLVGLIGLMVGFLFKLLMSSPSTE